The following proteins are co-located in the Tachysurus vachellii isolate PV-2020 chromosome 17, HZAU_Pvac_v1, whole genome shotgun sequence genome:
- the stard4 gene encoding stAR-related lipid transfer protein 4 isoform X1, whose product MIFPPFICYYCVFVRIRIMGSLPDVCELRTHLENTLISYHHLEQTEWKVAKKSKDVTVWRKPSAEFSGFLYKVEGLVMDKPCRIVDYIRPGPYRLQWDSLMTSLEIVETVDKACCVMRYTTAGQLWNIVAPREFVDFSYTTDYQNGLLSCGVSVEREQQDQSSVRGYNHPCGWFSVPVDGGEVDVPCSLLTGYIQTDLRGKIPQSAVDVAMATTLTTFYADLKKALAT is encoded by the exons ATGATATTCCCTCCATTTATCTGTTATTACTGTGTCTTTGTCAGGATTAGAATCATGGGCAGTTTGCCAGATGTCTGTGAGCTGAGGACACATCTGGAGAACACACTGATCTCTTACCATCATCTGGAACAGACCGAGTGGAAAGTGGCAAAGAAATCG AAAGATGTCACTGTTTGGAGGAAACCTTCGGCGGAGTTCAGCGGTTTCCT GTATAAAGTGGAGGGTCTGGTGATGGACAAGCCGTGCAGGATAGTGGACTACATTCGTCCAGGACCGTATCGCTTACAGTGGGACAGTCTGATGACCTCGCTGGAAATTGTCGAAACTGTAGACAAG gcgTGTTGTGTGATGCGCTACACCACTGCAGGACAGCTGTGGAACATCGTCGCTCCTCGAGAGTTTGTGGATTTCTCCTACACCACTGATTATCAGAACGGTCTTCTGTCCTGTG gtgttaGTGTGGAGCGTGAGCAGCAGGACCAGAGCAGTGTGCGAGGTTATAATCACCCGTGTGGTTGGTTCAGTGTTCCTGTCGATGGGGGTGAAGTGGACGTCCCCTGCAGTTTGCTCACCGGATACATCCAGACTGACCTGAGGGGCAAAATCCCACAGTCTGCAGTGGATGTCGCCATGGCAACcacactcacaaccttctaTGCTGACCTCAAGAAAGCACTTGCAACCtag
- the stard4 gene encoding stAR-related lipid transfer protein 4 isoform X2 → MGSLPDVCELRTHLENTLISYHHLEQTEWKVAKKSKDVTVWRKPSAEFSGFLYKVEGLVMDKPCRIVDYIRPGPYRLQWDSLMTSLEIVETVDKACCVMRYTTAGQLWNIVAPREFVDFSYTTDYQNGLLSCGVSVEREQQDQSSVRGYNHPCGWFSVPVDGGEVDVPCSLLTGYIQTDLRGKIPQSAVDVAMATTLTTFYADLKKALAT, encoded by the exons ATGGGCAGTTTGCCAGATGTCTGTGAGCTGAGGACACATCTGGAGAACACACTGATCTCTTACCATCATCTGGAACAGACCGAGTGGAAAGTGGCAAAGAAATCG AAAGATGTCACTGTTTGGAGGAAACCTTCGGCGGAGTTCAGCGGTTTCCT GTATAAAGTGGAGGGTCTGGTGATGGACAAGCCGTGCAGGATAGTGGACTACATTCGTCCAGGACCGTATCGCTTACAGTGGGACAGTCTGATGACCTCGCTGGAAATTGTCGAAACTGTAGACAAG gcgTGTTGTGTGATGCGCTACACCACTGCAGGACAGCTGTGGAACATCGTCGCTCCTCGAGAGTTTGTGGATTTCTCCTACACCACTGATTATCAGAACGGTCTTCTGTCCTGTG gtgttaGTGTGGAGCGTGAGCAGCAGGACCAGAGCAGTGTGCGAGGTTATAATCACCCGTGTGGTTGGTTCAGTGTTCCTGTCGATGGGGGTGAAGTGGACGTCCCCTGCAGTTTGCTCACCGGATACATCCAGACTGACCTGAGGGGCAAAATCCCACAGTCTGCAGTGGATGTCGCCATGGCAACcacactcacaaccttctaTGCTGACCTCAAGAAAGCACTTGCAACCtag
- the dtwd2 gene encoding tRNA-uridine aminocarboxypropyltransferase 2, translated as MSDPPSAHCAVSEASTAVSGEVSAPDGDPEGFADLSELPVEVSERRPTCLRCCRPEKVCLCPFLPAEPLDVSTCLYIVQHPAEESRVLRTVPLLAACLPPGKCKVLIGRRFSEERHAELAAVCRDTRTFVLYPGSDAENLEDMDVDFTVTPHNIVIIDGTWSQAKDMFLRNALFHLPKQVQLNSAPFSQYVIRTQPTNMCLSTLECAAVTLSIMEKNQAIQEVLLKPLRALCSFQLQHGAQVHHSKEHLLKSGLYDKPLPKNKRKIKRMQKLITSQDV; from the exons ATGTCTGACCCTCCATCTGCACATTGTGCTGTTAGTGAAGCTTCCACAGCGGTTTCAGGTGAAGTTTCGGCCCCAGATGGAGATCCTGAAGGGTTTGCAGATTTATCCGAGCTTCCTGTTGAAGTCAGTGAGAGGAGACCGACGTGTCTGCGGTGCTG CCGCCCAGagaaggtgtgtttgtgtccttttCTCCCCGCCGAGCCGCTGGACGTCTCCACCTGCCTTTACATCGTGCAGCATCCTGCAGAG GAGAGTCGAGTTCTCCGTACCGTCCCCCTTCTGGCCGCCTGCTTACCTCCAGGCAAATGTAAAGTCCTGATCGGAAGACGGTTTAGTGAAGAGAG ACATGCTGAGTTGGCCGCCGTGTGCAGAGACACACGAACCTTCGTCCTGTATCCTGGATCTGATGCCGAAAACCTGGAGGACATGGACGTGGACTTCACTGTTACTCCTCACAACATTGTAATAATAGATGGCACGTGGAGTCAAGCCAAGGACATGTTCCTCAGAAACGCACTGTTCCACTTACCCAAACAG GTGCAGTTAAACAGCGCCCCCTTCAGCCAGTACGTGATCCGCACTCAGCCCACCAACATGTGCCTGTCCACACTCGAGTGTGCTGCTGTCACTCTGTCCATTATGGAGAAAAACCAAGCCATACAGGAG GTTCTCCTGAAGCCTCTTCGAGCTTTGTGTTCGTTCCAGTTGCAGCATGGTGCTCAGGTTCATCACAGCAAAGAGCACCTTCTGAAGAGCGGCCTGTACGACAAACCCCTGCCCAAAAACAAGCGCAAGATCAAGAGGATGCAGAAACTCATCACCAGCCAGGACGTCTGA